AAGCTGACCTACATCCGGGTCTACTCCGGCAAGCTCGACGCGGGTTCCCCCGTGCTGAACAGCACCAAGGACCGCAAGGAGCGGGTCGGCAAGATCTACCAGATGCACGCCAACAAGCGCGAAGAGCGCCAGGGCGTGGGCGCCGGCGAGATCGTCGCCGTCAACGGCATGAAGAACACGACGACGGGTGACACCCTCTGCGACCCGCAGAGCCCGGTGATCCTCGAGTCGATGACCTTCCCCGCGCCGGTCATCTCGGTGGCGATCGAGCCGAAGACCAAGGGCGACCAGGAGAAGCTGGGCACGGCCATCCAGAAGCTGGCCGAGGAGGACCCGACCTTCCAGGTCAAGCTGGACGAGGAGACCGGTCAGACGGTCATCTCCGGGATGGGCGAGCTCCACCTGGAGATCCTGGTCGACCGCATGCGGCGCGAGTTCCGCGTCGAGGCCAACGTCGGCAAGCCCCAGGTCGCCTACCGCGAGACGATCCGCAAGGCCGTCGAGCGCTACGACTACACGCACAAGAAGCAGACGGGTGGCTCCGGCCAGTTCGCGAAGGTGCAGATCGCCCTCGAGCCGCTGGAGATGAGCGGCGACTCGGCGACCTACGAGTTCGAGAACAAGGTCACGGGTGGTCGCATCCCGCGGGAGTACATCCCGTCGGTCGACGCCGGCATGCAGGACGCCATGCAGTACGGCATCCTCGCCGGGTACCCGATGGTCGGCGTCAAGGCCTCGCTCCTGGACGGCCAGTACCACGAGGTCGACTCCTCGGAGATGGCCTTCAAGATCGCCGGTTCGATCGCTTTCAAGGAGGCCGCCCGCAAGGCCAGCCCGGCCCTGCTGGAGCCGATGATGGCGGTCGAGGTCGTCACCCCTGAGGAGAACATGGGCGACGTCATCGGCGACCTGAACTCCCGCCGCGGGACCATCCAGGCGATGGAGGAGCGTTCCGGCGCTCGCGTCGTCCGGGCCCTGGTGCCGCTGTCGGAGATGTTCGGCTACGTGGGCGACCTGCGCAGCCGCACCCAGGGGCGGGCGAGCTACACCATGGTGTTCGACACCTACGCCGAGGTCCCGGCCAACGTCGCCAAGGAGATCATCGCCAAGGCGACCGGCGAGTAACGGGACGGCGGGCCCGGGTACCCCGGGCCCGCCCCCCGAGCACGGACCACCCCAGACACGAGCACGACTGCGAAGACACGGAGAGAGGATCCCAGTGGCCAAGGCCAAGTTCGAGCGGACCAAGCCGCACGTCAACATCGGCACCATCGGGCACATCGACCACGGCAAGACGACGCTGACCGCGGCGATCACCAAGGTGCTGCACGACAAGTTCCCGAACCTCAACGAGGCGTCCGCGTTCGACATGATCGACAAGGCGCCCGAGGAGAAGGCTCGCGGCATCACGATCTCGATCGCCCACGTCGAGTACCAGACCGAGAACCGGCACTACGCGCACGTCGACTGCCCCGGGCACGCCGACTACATCAAGAACATGATCACCGGTGCGGCGCAGATGGACGGCGCCATCCTGGTGGTCGCCGCCACCGACGGCCCGATGCCGCAGACCAAGGAGCACGTGCTCCTGGCCCGCCAGGTCGGTGTCCCCTACATCGTGGTGGCGCTGAACAAGGCCGACATGGTCGACGACGAGGAGATCCTCGAGCTCGTCGAGCTGGAGGTCCGTGAGCTGCTCAGCGAGTACGAGTTCCCGGGCGACGACGTCCCCGTGGTCCGCGTCTCGGCGCTGAAGGCCCTTGAGGGCGACGCCGAGTGGGGCGACAAGCTCATGGAGCTCATGAACGCCGTCGACACGGCGATCCCCGAGCCCGAGCGTGAGATCGACAAGCCGTTCCTCATGCCCGTCGAGGACGTCTTCACGATCACCGGTCGCGGCACGGTCGTCACCGGTCGCGTCGAGCGCGGCATCGTCAAGGTCTCCGAGGAGATCGAGATCGTCGGCATCCGCCCGAACTCGACCAAGACGACCGTCACCGGCGTCGAGATGTTCCGCAAGCTGCTCGACCAGGGCCAGGCCGGTGACAACGTCGGTCTGCTGCTGCGCGGCATCAAGCGCGAGGACGTCGAGCGCGGCCAGGTCGTCGTGAAGCCGGGTTCGATCACCCCGCACACGAACTTCGAGGGCTCGGTCTACATCCTCTCGAAGGACGAGGGTGGCCGGCACACGCCGTTCTTCAACAACTACCGTCCGCAGTTCTACTTCCGGACCACGGACGTCACCGGCGTCGTCACGCTGCCTGCGGGCACCGAGATGGTCATGCCCGGCGACAACACCGAGATGACGGTGGAGCTCATCCAGCCCATCGCCATGGAGGACGGCCTGCGGTTCGCCATCCGTGAGGGTGGCCGCACCGTCGGCGCCGGCCGGGTCACCAAGATCCTCAAGTGACACCCTGACGGGCGGCGGCCGTTGCGGCCGCCGCCCGTCAGCAGGGCCGGGGAACCCGGCCCAGGGTCAGCAGACCCACTTGTACTTTCACAACCGATCGGCAGGAGCGAAGACAACCGATGGCGGGACAGAAGATCCGCATCCGGCTGAAGGCCTACGACCACGAGGCCATCGATGCCTCGGCTCGGCGCATCGTGGACACGGTGACGAAGACCGGAGCGCGCGTCGTCGGCCCGGTGCCGCTGCCGACGGAGAAGAACGTGTACTGCGTCATCCGCTCGCCGCACAAGTACAAGGACTCGCGCGAGCACTTCGAGATGCGTACGCACAAGCGGCTCATCGACATCCTCGACCCGACGCCGAAGACGGTCGACGCGCTGATGCGCATCGACCTGCCGGCCTCGGTCGACGTCAACATCCAGTAAGGGCTGTCCCAGACATGGCGAGCACATTCCGTGGTCTCCTCGGCGAGAAGCTGGGGATGACCCAGGTCTTCGACGAGAACAACCGCATCGTGCCGGTGACCGTCATCAAGGCGGGCCCGTGCGTGGTCACCCAGGTGCGCACCCCCGAGAAGGACGGCTACTCCGCCGTCCAGCTCGGGTTCGGTGCGATCGACCCCCGCAAGGTGAACAAGCCCGAAGGTGGGCACTTCGCCAAGGCGGGTGTCACCCCGCGCCGGCACCTGGTCGAGCTGCGCACCGAGGACGCCTCCGACTACACGGTCGGCCAGGAGCTGACCGCCG
The Modestobacter marinus DNA segment above includes these coding regions:
- the fusA gene encoding elongation factor G produces the protein MAQNEAQLAKTRNIGIMAHIDAGKTTTTERILFYTGINYKIGEVHDGAATMDWMEQEQERGITITSAATKCSWADHDINIIDTPGHVDFTVEVERSLRVLDGAVAVYDGVAGVEPQTEQVWRQAEKYSVPRMCFVNKLDRTGADFFRCVDMMVERLGANPLVLQLPIGAEADFIGVVDLVYMRALTWRGETKMGEDYSIEEVPAELADQAAEYREKLLENIADFDDALMEDYLGGEEIAPERLKAAIRKATIAGQVNPVLTGTAFKNKGVQPLLDAVVDYLPSPLDVESIVGTALDGETEVLRHADENEPFSALAFKIQTDQHLGKLTYIRVYSGKLDAGSPVLNSTKDRKERVGKIYQMHANKREERQGVGAGEIVAVNGMKNTTTGDTLCDPQSPVILESMTFPAPVISVAIEPKTKGDQEKLGTAIQKLAEEDPTFQVKLDEETGQTVISGMGELHLEILVDRMRREFRVEANVGKPQVAYRETIRKAVERYDYTHKKQTGGSGQFAKVQIALEPLEMSGDSATYEFENKVTGGRIPREYIPSVDAGMQDAMQYGILAGYPMVGVKASLLDGQYHEVDSSEMAFKIAGSIAFKEAARKASPALLEPMMAVEVVTPEENMGDVIGDLNSRRGTIQAMEERSGARVVRALVPLSEMFGYVGDLRSRTQGRASYTMVFDTYAEVPANVAKEIIAKATGE
- the tuf gene encoding elongation factor Tu, producing MAKAKFERTKPHVNIGTIGHIDHGKTTLTAAITKVLHDKFPNLNEASAFDMIDKAPEEKARGITISIAHVEYQTENRHYAHVDCPGHADYIKNMITGAAQMDGAILVVAATDGPMPQTKEHVLLARQVGVPYIVVALNKADMVDDEEILELVELEVRELLSEYEFPGDDVPVVRVSALKALEGDAEWGDKLMELMNAVDTAIPEPEREIDKPFLMPVEDVFTITGRGTVVTGRVERGIVKVSEEIEIVGIRPNSTKTTVTGVEMFRKLLDQGQAGDNVGLLLRGIKREDVERGQVVVKPGSITPHTNFEGSVYILSKDEGGRHTPFFNNYRPQFYFRTTDVTGVVTLPAGTEMVMPGDNTEMTVELIQPIAMEDGLRFAIREGGRTVGAGRVTKILK
- the rpsJ gene encoding 30S ribosomal protein S10, with the protein product MAGQKIRIRLKAYDHEAIDASARRIVDTVTKTGARVVGPVPLPTEKNVYCVIRSPHKYKDSREHFEMRTHKRLIDILDPTPKTVDALMRIDLPASVDVNIQ